One genomic window of Solanum dulcamara chromosome 12, daSolDulc1.2, whole genome shotgun sequence includes the following:
- the LOC129875920 gene encoding probable plastid-lipid-associated protein 11, chloroplastic, whose translation MATCFSLPATPNSFLHFPSNPKSHKRPIHSSSLTSQSQKNHLLNLISDQERGLRTQSDPPKLSQIIQAIDDLGSIGRDTVTTGSSLSATWRLLWTTEKEQLYIIKNAPFFGTKAGDVLQVIDVEKRTLNNVITFPPDGVFFVRSTIEVASSQRVNFRFTSAVLRGKNWEFPLPPFGQGWFETVYLDDEIRAVKDIRQDYLIVERAPYTWKE comes from the exons ATGGCAACCTGCTTCTCTCTTCCCGCCACTCCAAATTCCTTTTTGCACTTCCCTTCTAATCCCAAATCTCACAAAAGACCCATCCATTCTTCTTCCCTCACATCTCAATCCCAAAAAAACCATCTTCTCAACCTAATTTCTGACCAAGAACGTGGCCTCAGGACTCAATCCGACCCCCCAAAACTCTCACAAATAATCCAGGCTATTGACGATTTGGGTTCCATTGGACGTGACACTGTCACCACTGGAAGTTCCCTTTCGGCCACTTGGCGTTTGCTTTGGACTACGGAGAAAGAACAACTTTATATTATTAAGAATGCCCCTTTTTTCGGTACTAAAGCTGGTGATGTTCTTCAGGTTATTGATGTTGAGAAAAGAACACTTAACAATGTTATCACTTTTCCCCCTGATGGGGTTTTCTTTGTTCGGTCTACTATTGAAGTTGCATCTTCTCAGCGTGTGAATTTCAG ATTCACAAGTGCAGTTCTGCGTGGAAAAAATTGGGAATTTCCTCTACCACCATTTGGACAAGGGTG GTTTGAGACTGTGTACCTTGATGATGAGATTCGAGCAGTCAAAGATATCAGGCAAGACTACCTGATTGTCGAACGTGCTCCTTATACTTGGAAAGAATGA